A genome region from Pseudomonas sp. S06B 330 includes the following:
- a CDS encoding heavy metal sensor histidine kinase, with amino-acid sequence MFWKTVPTNSIALRLSALFTLVALGVFLLIGSALYKQVDRSLDLLPVAELEARFSVLESSLTRYDTTEHWAKITNKLNLLSEEDRRIRFWVVSGQLPFEYGHPDASIRAFAQGSLGMRDLHLADNPYPFKVLVSELPAMGARPALRFLIAIDTETFWQTQHTLLVAIISLSVFGVLLASLLGYWVARVGLRPLRRLSDEAQKLAPPRLSGRLQLSDLPPEVAQFASAFNSTLERVDQAYSRLEAFNADVAHELRSPLTNLIGQTQVALTRGRSAEHYFEVLQSNLEELERLRTIINDMLFLASADQGSKATALTCSSLAEEVAATLDYLDYILEDAQVRVDVSGDAQAHIEKAQLRRALINLINNAVQHTAAQQVIQVSIEQRDGQISIAVSNPGPAIDEAHLPMLFERFYRVDAARNSGSGNHGLGLAIVKAIALMHGGSVFVRSQAGANTFGILLPA; translated from the coding sequence ATGTTCTGGAAAACCGTGCCGACTAACTCCATTGCCTTGCGCCTGAGCGCTCTGTTTACCCTGGTGGCGCTGGGGGTGTTCCTGCTGATTGGCAGCGCACTGTACAAGCAGGTCGACCGGAGCCTGGACCTGCTGCCCGTCGCGGAGCTGGAAGCACGCTTCAGCGTCCTGGAGTCGTCGCTCACCCGTTATGACACCACCGAGCACTGGGCCAAGATCACCAACAAGCTCAACCTGCTCAGCGAAGAAGACCGGCGTATTCGCTTCTGGGTGGTCAGCGGCCAACTCCCTTTTGAATACGGTCATCCCGATGCCAGTATCCGCGCCTTCGCCCAGGGTTCGCTGGGCATGCGTGACTTGCATCTGGCCGACAACCCCTACCCGTTCAAGGTGCTGGTCAGTGAGTTGCCCGCCATGGGCGCACGCCCGGCACTGCGCTTCTTGATCGCCATCGACACCGAAACGTTCTGGCAGACCCAGCACACCTTGCTGGTGGCGATTATCAGTTTGTCGGTGTTTGGCGTGTTGCTCGCCTCGCTGCTCGGTTACTGGGTGGCGCGCGTTGGCTTGCGGCCGCTGCGCAGGCTGTCAGACGAAGCCCAGAAACTGGCGCCACCGCGCCTGAGCGGCCGCCTGCAGCTCTCGGACCTGCCGCCGGAAGTGGCGCAATTTGCCAGTGCCTTCAACTCCACCCTGGAGCGGGTCGACCAGGCCTACAGCCGCCTGGAAGCCTTCAATGCTGACGTCGCCCACGAATTGCGCTCGCCGCTGACCAACCTGATCGGCCAGACCCAGGTCGCCCTGACCCGCGGCCGCAGTGCCGAGCATTACTTCGAAGTGCTGCAGTCGAACCTGGAAGAACTCGAACGCTTGCGCACCATCATCAACGACATGCTGTTCCTGGCCAGCGCCGACCAAGGCAGCAAGGCCACGGCACTGACCTGCAGCTCACTGGCCGAAGAAGTGGCGGCGACCCTCGACTACCTGGATTACATCCTTGAGGACGCGCAGGTGCGTGTCGACGTCAGTGGCGACGCGCAAGCGCACATTGAAAAAGCCCAATTGCGCCGGGCATTGATCAACCTGATCAACAACGCCGTGCAGCACACCGCCGCCCAGCAGGTCATCCAGGTGAGCATCGAACAGCGCGACGGACAGATCAGCATCGCCGTGAGCAACCCAGGCCCGGCAATCGACGAGGCGCATCTGCCGATGCTGTTCGAACGCTTCTACCGGGTCGATGCGGCGCGCAACAGCGGCAGTGGCAACCATGGCTTGGGCCTGGCCATCGTCAAGGCCATTGCCCTGATGCATGGTGGCAGCGTTTTTGTGCGCAGCCAGGCCGGGGCCAATACCTTCGGGATTCTGTTGCCGGCTTGA
- a CDS encoding methyl-accepting chemotaxis protein has product MLSRLLLPVLPWQGLLEVLLASGLSALVILAALKPFQRLCAEALAIADNPLSQQLYTGRRDGIGQIDFALRMLKGQLGAVVGRIGDTSRRLAGHSGSLAQSLQSSHSNSLEQQGEADQIATAINQMATSVAQVASNAQQASQAADQAEGETRAGHQLVDLNRCAIQELANSLTVATEVIHNLQSHSSEITGVVEVIREIAEQTNLLALNAAIEAARAGDQGRGFAVVADEVRGLAQRTAQSTHEIQRMISVLQNSTRDAVQVMQQSSEHAGHSVDQAKRAASALDGISLRVNQISEMSVQIAAAVEQQSQVSESINRNIISIRQASESTVQVGQQSHLSASDVAALAEDLRRLAAEFWRRCH; this is encoded by the coding sequence GTGCTCAGCCGCCTGTTGTTACCGGTGCTGCCCTGGCAAGGCCTGTTGGAGGTGTTGCTCGCCAGTGGTTTGAGCGCGTTGGTGATTCTCGCGGCGCTCAAACCGTTCCAGCGTCTGTGTGCCGAGGCGCTGGCGATTGCTGATAATCCGTTGAGCCAGCAGCTGTACACCGGCCGGCGTGATGGCATCGGTCAGATTGATTTTGCCCTGCGTATGCTCAAGGGCCAGCTCGGCGCAGTGGTCGGACGCATTGGCGACACTTCTCGACGCCTGGCCGGGCACAGCGGTTCGCTGGCGCAGTCGTTGCAAAGCAGCCATAGCAATAGCCTGGAGCAGCAGGGTGAAGCCGACCAGATCGCAACGGCCATCAACCAGATGGCCACCAGCGTCGCTCAGGTCGCAAGCAACGCTCAGCAAGCGTCCCAGGCCGCTGATCAAGCCGAAGGGGAGACCCGTGCCGGCCATCAGTTGGTCGACCTCAACCGCTGCGCGATTCAGGAACTGGCCAATTCGCTGACTGTGGCCACTGAGGTTATCCACAATCTGCAGAGCCACAGCAGCGAGATTACCGGGGTGGTGGAGGTGATCCGCGAGATTGCGGAGCAGACCAATCTGCTGGCGCTTAATGCCGCCATCGAAGCGGCCCGCGCCGGTGACCAGGGTCGTGGCTTTGCCGTGGTCGCTGATGAGGTACGCGGTTTGGCGCAGCGCACGGCACAATCGACCCATGAGATTCAGCGCATGATCAGCGTCCTGCAGAACAGCACCCGCGATGCCGTGCAGGTGATGCAGCAGAGCAGTGAGCATGCCGGGCACAGTGTCGATCAGGCAAAGCGTGCAGCCAGCGCGCTGGATGGCATCAGCCTGCGGGTCAACCAGATCAGCGAGATGAGTGTGCAGATCGCCGCGGCGGTGGAGCAGCAGAGTCAGGTCAGTGAGAGCATCAACCGCAACATCATCAGCATTCGCCAGGCCAGTGAGTCAACCGTGCAGGTCGGTCAGCAGAGCCACCTCAGCGCCAGCGACGTGGCGGCACTGGCCGAAGACCTGCGGCGCTTGGCCGCCGAGTTCTGGCGGCGTTGTCACTGA
- a CDS encoding multidrug efflux RND transporter permease subunit, whose translation MNARGSISAWCIDRPIATLLLTFALVLLGVIAFPRLPVAPLPEADFPTIQVTAQLPGASPETMASSVATPLEVQFSAIPGMTQMTSSSALGSTNLILQFTLEKSIDTAAQEVQAAINTATARLPQDMPSPPTWRKVNPADSPVLILTVSSNQMPANELSDYAETLLARQLSQINGVGLINITGQLRPAIRVQAQPEKLAALGLTLADLRQSIQQTSLNLAKGALYGESSVSTLATNDQLFHPDEYAQLIVSYRDGAPVHLKDVAKVINGAENAYVKAWSGEQQGLNLVVFRQPGANIVETVDGIMEALPRLEQMLPAAVQVSVLNDRTQTIRASLHEVEITLMIAVMLVIGVMALFLRQWSATLIVSSVLGVSLIASFALMYLFGFSLNNLTLVAIVIAVGFVVDDAIVVVENIHRHLEAGDSKREAAIKGAGEIGFTVVSISFSLVAAFIPLLFMGGVVGRLFKEFALTATSTILISVVVSLTLAPTLCALFMERPDHHNQHKVTFGDRLLAWYERILVKALAHQRLMMSIFGITLALAVAGYVAIPKGFFPLQDTGFVLGTSEGAADISYPDMIKKHQALAKIIEADPAVRAFSHAVGVTGSNQTIANGRFWITLKNRDERDVSASELIDRLRPKLAKVPGIVLYMRASQDINLSSGPTRSQYQYVLKSNDGAALNLWTQRLTERLKDSPAFRDLSNDLQLGASVTRIEIDRRAAARFGLTTTDIDQALYDAFGQRQISEFQTETNQYKVILELDARQRGKAESLNYFYLRSPLSGEMVPLSVLAKVAPPSTGPLSISHDGLFPAANLSFNLAPGVALGDAVQILERTQRELGMPDSIIGNFQGAAQAFQSSLSSQPWLILAALVAVYIILGVLYESFVHPLTIISTLPSAGLGALALLWLSGQDFSIMGLIGIVLLIGIVKKNGILLIDFALDAQRTLGLSPEQAIHQACLTRFRPIMMTTLAALLGAVPLMFGMGAGAELRQPLGIAVVGGLLVSQALTLFTTPIIYLALERLFHRRQAPQSGAQPTAS comes from the coding sequence ATGAACGCTCGCGGCTCGATCTCGGCCTGGTGCATCGACCGCCCGATCGCCACCCTGCTGCTGACCTTCGCTCTGGTTCTGCTCGGCGTCATTGCCTTTCCGCGCCTGCCGGTCGCGCCCTTGCCCGAGGCTGACTTTCCGACGATTCAGGTCACCGCCCAACTGCCAGGGGCCAGCCCGGAAACCATGGCCTCCTCGGTGGCGACACCGCTGGAGGTGCAGTTCAGCGCCATTCCCGGCATGACCCAGATGACCTCCAGCAGTGCTTTGGGTTCAACCAACCTGATCTTGCAGTTCACCCTGGAAAAAAGCATCGATACCGCCGCCCAGGAAGTCCAGGCAGCGATCAACACGGCCACTGCGCGTCTGCCCCAGGACATGCCCAGCCCACCCACCTGGCGCAAGGTCAACCCAGCTGACAGCCCGGTGCTGATCCTCACGGTCAGCTCGAACCAGATGCCGGCCAACGAACTGAGCGACTACGCCGAAACCCTGCTGGCCCGGCAATTGAGTCAGATCAATGGGGTCGGCCTGATCAACATTACCGGCCAATTGCGCCCGGCGATCCGCGTCCAGGCCCAGCCGGAAAAACTCGCCGCCCTCGGCCTGACCCTGGCCGATCTGCGCCAGTCGATCCAGCAGACCAGCCTGAACCTGGCCAAAGGCGCACTGTATGGTGAAAGCAGCGTTTCGACCCTGGCAACCAATGACCAACTGTTTCACCCCGACGAATATGCCCAGTTGATCGTCTCCTACCGCGACGGCGCGCCGGTCCACCTCAAGGACGTCGCCAAGGTCATCAACGGTGCCGAAAACGCCTACGTCAAAGCCTGGTCCGGTGAACAGCAAGGCCTGAACCTGGTGGTGTTCCGCCAACCCGGGGCGAACATCGTCGAGACCGTGGACGGCATCATGGAGGCCTTGCCACGGCTGGAGCAGATGCTCCCGGCGGCGGTCCAGGTCTCGGTGCTCAACGACCGCACCCAGACCATTCGCGCCTCATTGCATGAGGTGGAAATCACCCTGATGATTGCAGTGATGCTGGTGATCGGGGTGATGGCGCTGTTCCTGCGCCAATGGTCGGCGACCTTGATCGTTTCCAGCGTGCTCGGCGTGTCGCTGATTGCCAGCTTTGCCCTGATGTACCTGTTCGGTTTCAGCCTGAACAACCTGACGCTGGTGGCCATCGTCATCGCCGTGGGCTTTGTCGTCGATGACGCGATTGTGGTGGTGGAGAACATTCACCGGCACCTGGAAGCCGGCGACAGCAAGCGCGAGGCGGCAATCAAGGGTGCTGGCGAGATCGGCTTCACCGTGGTTTCGATCAGTTTCTCCCTGGTGGCGGCGTTTATTCCGTTGCTGTTCATGGGCGGTGTGGTCGGTCGTCTGTTCAAGGAGTTCGCCCTCACCGCCACCTCGACCATCCTGATTTCAGTGGTGGTCTCGCTGACCCTGGCGCCAACCCTGTGCGCCTTGTTCATGGAGCGTCCCGACCACCATAACCAACACAAGGTCACCTTTGGCGATCGTCTGCTGGCCTGGTACGAGCGCATCCTGGTCAAGGCGCTGGCTCATCAGCGCCTGATGATGAGCATCTTCGGCATCACCCTGGCTTTGGCTGTAGCCGGTTATGTCGCCATTCCCAAGGGGTTCTTCCCGTTGCAGGACACCGGATTTGTCCTTGGCACATCTGAAGGTGCTGCTGACATTTCCTATCCTGACATGATCAAAAAACACCAAGCGCTGGCCAAAATTATCGAGGCCGATCCAGCCGTGCGAGCGTTTTCCCATGCAGTTGGCGTCACTGGCAGCAACCAGACCATCGCCAATGGCCGTTTTTGGATCACGCTCAAGAACCGTGACGAACGCGATGTTTCGGCCAGCGAGTTGATTGACCGCCTGCGTCCAAAACTGGCCAAGGTGCCGGGCATCGTCCTGTACATGCGTGCCAGCCAAGATATCAACCTGAGCTCCGGCCCCACCCGCAGCCAGTACCAATACGTACTAAAGAGCAACGACGGCGCCGCCCTGAACCTGTGGACCCAACGCCTGACCGAGCGCCTGAAAGACAGCCCGGCCTTTCGCGATCTGTCCAACGACCTGCAACTGGGCGCCAGTGTCACCCGCATCGAAATCGATCGCCGCGCCGCGGCACGTTTCGGCCTGACCACCACCGACATCGACCAGGCGCTGTATGACGCCTTCGGCCAGCGCCAGATCAGCGAGTTCCAGACCGAGACCAACCAGTACAAGGTGATCCTTGAGCTCGATGCCCGCCAGCGCGGCAAAGCCGAAAGCCTCAATTACTTCTACCTGCGCTCACCGCTGAGCGGCGAAATGGTGCCGTTGTCGGTGCTGGCCAAGGTTGCGCCGCCAAGTACCGGGCCATTATCGATCAGCCATGACGGCCTGTTCCCGGCGGCCAACCTGTCGTTCAACCTGGCCCCAGGCGTGGCCTTGGGCGATGCCGTGCAGATCCTCGAACGCACCCAGCGGGAACTGGGCATGCCCGATTCGATCATCGGCAATTTCCAGGGTGCCGCCCAGGCGTTCCAGAGTTCACTGTCGAGCCAGCCGTGGTTGATCCTCGCGGCATTGGTGGCGGTGTACATCATCCTCGGCGTGCTCTATGAGAGCTTCGTCCATCCGCTGACCATCATCTCCACCCTGCCCTCCGCCGGGCTCGGGGCGCTGGCTCTGCTGTGGCTCAGTGGTCAGGACTTCAGCATCATGGGCCTGATCGGCATCGTGCTGCTGATCGGTATCGTCAAGAAGAACGGCATCCTGCTGATCGACTTTGCCCTGGATGCCCAGCGCACCCTCGGCTTGAGCCCTGAGCAGGCCATCCACCAAGCCTGCCTGACGCGTTTTCGACCGATCATGATGACCACCCTCGCCGCCTTGCTCGGTGCCGTGCCGTTGATGTTCGGCATGGGGGCCGGGGCCGAGCTGCGCCAACCGCTGGGCATCGCCGTGGTCGGCGGATTGCTGGTCAGCCAGGCGCTGACACTGTTCACCACGCCAATCATATACTTGGCCCTGGAGCGTCTGTTCCATCGGCGTCAGGCGCCGCAAAGCGGGGCGCAGCCCACTGCCAGTTGA
- a CDS encoding chemotaxis protein, giving the protein MASHNARADSLSLLLFTLRSGKLMAINLLKVSEIIPCPALTKLPESHPHVKGVATLRGNTLSVIDLSRAIGERPLEDPQGGCLIVTDISRSKQGLHVQAVSKIVHCLSTDIKPPPYGSGNKSFITGVTRVDNTLVQVLDIEKVIHGIAPPAPEVVNSELNADDAAVLAATNILVVDDSQVALQQSVHTLRNLGIECHTARSAKDAINTLLELQGTDQEINVVVSDIEMSEMDGYAFTRTLRDTPDFKHLYVLLHTSLDSAMNSEKARLAGANAVLTKFSSPELTDCLIVAARAVAFEEN; this is encoded by the coding sequence ATGGCCTCGCACAATGCCCGCGCCGACTCGCTGTCGCTGCTGCTGTTCACCCTGCGCAGCGGCAAGCTGATGGCAATCAACCTGCTCAAGGTCAGTGAAATCATCCCCTGCCCGGCGCTGACCAAACTGCCGGAGTCGCACCCGCACGTCAAAGGCGTGGCCACCCTGCGCGGCAACACCCTGTCGGTGATCGACCTGTCGCGCGCCATCGGCGAACGGCCATTGGAAGATCCCCAGGGCGGCTGCCTGATCGTCACCGACATCAGCCGTTCCAAGCAGGGCCTGCATGTACAGGCGGTGAGCAAGATCGTCCATTGCCTGAGCACCGACATCAAGCCGCCGCCCTATGGCTCGGGCAACAAATCGTTCATCACCGGGGTAACCCGGGTCGACAACACCTTGGTTCAGGTGCTGGATATCGAAAAGGTCATCCACGGTATCGCCCCGCCTGCCCCTGAAGTGGTCAACAGCGAACTGAACGCAGATGACGCTGCGGTGCTTGCCGCCACCAATATCCTCGTGGTCGATGACAGCCAGGTTGCGCTGCAACAATCGGTGCACACCCTGCGCAACCTCGGCATCGAATGCCACACCGCACGCAGCGCCAAGGATGCGATCAACACCCTGCTCGAACTGCAAGGCACCGATCAGGAGATTAACGTGGTGGTCTCGGACATCGAAATGTCCGAGATGGACGGCTATGCCTTCACCCGCACCCTGCGCGACACCCCGGATTTCAAGCACCTCTACGTACTGCTGCACACCTCGCTGGACAGCGCGATGAACAGCGAAAAAGCCAGGCTCGCCGGGGCCAACGCTGTCCTGACCAAGTTCTCCTCGCCAGAGCTGACCGACTGCCTGATCGTCGCTGCCCGGGCAGTGGCGTTCGAAGAGAACTGA
- a CDS encoding heavy metal response regulator transcription factor: MRVLIIEDEQKTADYLHRGLSEQGFTVDLARDGIDGLHLALEGDYAVIVLDVMLPGLDGYGVLRALRARKQTPVIMLTARERVEDRIHGLREGADDYLGKPFSFLELVARLQALTRRSGNHEPVQIQVADLWVDLISRKATRAGQRLELTAKEFSLLSVLARRHGEILSKTAIAELVWDINFDSDANVVEVAIKRLRAKLDGPFETKLLHTIRGMGYVLENRAD, encoded by the coding sequence ATGCGTGTGCTGATTATCGAAGATGAACAAAAAACCGCCGACTACCTGCATCGCGGTTTGAGCGAACAGGGTTTTACCGTCGACCTGGCGCGTGACGGCATCGATGGCCTGCACCTGGCCCTGGAAGGTGACTACGCGGTGATCGTACTCGACGTCATGCTCCCCGGCCTGGACGGTTATGGCGTGCTGCGCGCACTGCGGGCACGCAAGCAAACACCGGTGATCATGCTGACCGCACGTGAACGGGTCGAAGACCGCATTCATGGCTTGCGCGAAGGCGCCGACGACTACCTGGGCAAGCCCTTCTCGTTCCTAGAACTGGTCGCCCGCCTGCAAGCACTGACCCGCCGCAGTGGCAATCACGAGCCAGTGCAAATCCAGGTCGCCGACCTCTGGGTCGACCTGATCAGCCGCAAGGCCACGCGTGCCGGCCAGCGCCTGGAACTGACCGCCAAGGAATTCTCGCTACTCAGTGTGCTAGCCCGACGCCATGGCGAAATCCTCTCCAAGACCGCCATCGCCGAGCTGGTCTGGGACATCAATTTCGACAGCGACGCCAACGTCGTCGAAGTGGCGATCAAGCGCCTGCGCGCCAAGCTCGACGGCCCTTTTGAAACCAAGCTGCTGCATACCATCCGAGGCATGGGCTATGTTCTGGAAAACCGTGCCGACTAA
- a CDS encoding YkgJ family cysteine cluster protein → MGPRQTVNTVQAHDIRFDCTGCGKCCTGHHVPLTLSEARQWAGSGGQVIVLIEAFLANGLGLPADQHEHAMRRSWPVPCGSTEAHVAITFAAFNPERCRNLDVDDRCTIYETRPLVCRIYPMEINPHIPLRPEAKDCPSEAWQSGPPLIHGQQLVDRRLAELIERSRQADRDDIRGKVAICQALGIDTSALKGNGFTAYLPDTQALAQALQQVQTAGQISTWTLHVLDPHLCEQLQACGAQIRSEAADHYSFIGF, encoded by the coding sequence ATGGGCCCCCGCCAAACCGTGAACACTGTACAAGCCCACGATATCCGCTTCGACTGCACCGGCTGCGGCAAATGCTGCACCGGCCACCATGTGCCTTTGACCCTGAGCGAGGCCCGTCAGTGGGCTGGCTCAGGTGGCCAGGTCATCGTCCTCATCGAAGCATTCCTGGCCAATGGCCTGGGTTTGCCGGCCGATCAACATGAACATGCGATGCGTCGCTCCTGGCCGGTGCCTTGCGGCAGCACCGAGGCCCATGTGGCGATTACCTTTGCTGCCTTCAACCCGGAGCGCTGCCGCAATCTGGATGTTGATGACCGCTGCACGATCTACGAAACCCGTCCTTTGGTCTGCCGTATCTACCCGATGGAGATCAACCCGCATATCCCCTTGCGCCCCGAAGCCAAGGACTGCCCCAGCGAGGCCTGGCAAAGCGGCCCGCCGCTGATTCATGGCCAGCAGTTGGTCGACCGCCGTCTAGCCGAACTGATCGAACGCTCGCGCCAGGCTGACCGTGACGATATCCGCGGCAAGGTCGCCATCTGCCAGGCCCTGGGCATCGACACCAGCGCCCTGAAGGGCAATGGCTTTACCGCCTACCTACCCGATACCCAGGCTCTGGCCCAGGCCCTGCAACAGGTGCAGACAGCAGGCCAGATCAGCACTTGGACCCTGCATGTGCTCGACCCACACCTGTGCGAGCAACTGCAAGCGTGCGGTGCTCAGATACGCAGCGAAGCAGCCGATCACTACAGTTTCATCGGCTTCTGA
- the norR gene encoding nitric oxide reductase transcriptional regulator NorR, with protein sequence MTTKPLLTALLPLVSDLARDLPERERYRRLLNAMRSLLPCDAAALLRLDGEWLVPLAVDGLSTDTLGRRFKVNEHPRFAAILSNDAPTRFASDSELPDPYDGLVEGLHQHLEVHDCMGCPLFVDEQPWGLITLDALDPEQFQQVELDALQAFASLAAATVNVAERIERLALRAEDEHERAEVYRQASGQQHKELIGQSKAHKRLLEEIQLVGSSDLTVLITGETGVGKELVAQAIHQTSSRADKPMISLNCAALPDTLVESELFGHVRGAFTGAVGERRGKFELANGGTLFLDEVGELSLTVQAKLLRVLQSGQLQRLGSDQEHRVDVRLIAATNRDLADEVRAGRYRADFYHRLSVYPLLVPALRERGRDVLLLSGYFLEQNRSRMGLGSLRLSSEAQAALLAYDWPGNVRELEHLIGRSALKALGQHRQRPKILTLDATDLDLKPLEPVLNHAPAALPADAALPGGDLRQALDDYQRQLIQACLERHQHNWASSARELGLDRANLGRLAKRLGLR encoded by the coding sequence ATGACCACAAAACCACTGCTTACCGCCTTGCTGCCGCTGGTCAGCGATCTGGCCCGCGACTTGCCCGAGCGCGAGCGCTACCGACGCCTGCTCAACGCCATGCGCAGCCTACTGCCCTGCGATGCGGCCGCCCTGCTGCGCCTGGATGGCGAATGGCTGGTGCCGCTGGCGGTCGATGGCTTGAGCACCGACACCCTTGGCCGACGCTTCAAAGTCAACGAACACCCACGCTTCGCGGCGATTCTCAGCAACGACGCGCCCACTCGTTTTGCCAGCGACAGCGAACTGCCCGACCCCTACGACGGCTTGGTCGAAGGCCTGCACCAGCACCTGGAGGTCCATGACTGCATGGGCTGCCCGCTTTTTGTCGATGAGCAGCCATGGGGCCTGATCACCCTTGACGCCCTGGATCCGGAGCAGTTCCAGCAGGTCGAACTTGATGCCCTGCAGGCTTTTGCCAGCCTGGCAGCAGCCACGGTCAATGTCGCCGAGCGCATCGAACGCCTGGCATTGCGCGCCGAAGATGAGCACGAACGGGCCGAGGTCTATCGCCAGGCCAGCGGCCAGCAACACAAGGAACTGATCGGTCAGAGTAAAGCGCATAAGCGCCTGCTGGAGGAGATTCAGCTGGTCGGCAGCAGCGATCTGACCGTACTGATCACTGGGGAAACCGGGGTCGGCAAGGAACTGGTCGCCCAGGCCATCCACCAGACCTCGAGCCGTGCCGACAAGCCGATGATCAGCCTCAACTGCGCTGCCTTGCCCGATACCCTGGTGGAGAGCGAGTTGTTCGGCCATGTCCGGGGTGCCTTTACCGGTGCGGTGGGCGAGCGACGCGGCAAGTTCGAATTGGCCAACGGTGGCACGCTGTTTCTCGACGAAGTCGGCGAACTGTCCCTGACGGTACAGGCCAAGCTACTGCGCGTACTGCAGAGCGGGCAGTTACAGCGTCTGGGCTCGGACCAGGAGCACCGCGTCGATGTGCGCCTGATCGCCGCCACCAATCGCGACCTGGCTGATGAAGTGCGGGCCGGGCGCTATCGCGCCGACTTCTATCACCGCCTGAGTGTCTACCCGTTGCTGGTGCCTGCGCTGCGCGAACGCGGGCGCGATGTGTTGCTGCTCAGCGGTTACTTTCTCGAACAGAATCGCTCGCGCATGGGCCTGGGCAGCCTGCGCTTGAGCAGCGAAGCCCAAGCCGCCCTGCTGGCCTATGACTGGCCAGGGAACGTGCGCGAACTTGAGCACTTGATCGGCCGCTCGGCGCTCAAAGCCCTTGGTCAGCACCGCCAGCGCCCGAAAATCCTGACCCTGGACGCCACTGACCTGGACCTTAAACCACTCGAACCTGTGCTCAACCACGCCCCGGCGGCGTTGCCTGCCGATGCAGCGCTGCCGGGTGGCGACCTGCGTCAGGCCCTGGACGACTACCAGCGTCAACTGATCCAGGCATGCCTTGAACGCCATCAACACAATTGGGCCAGCTCCGCCCGCGAATTGGGCCTGGACCGGGCCAACCTTGGTCGCCTGGCCAAGCGCTTGGGTCTACGCTGA
- a CDS encoding efflux RND transporter periplasmic adaptor subunit, with protein MRIHPRSLVICIALFALAGVAFWLFGRSGEEKTVRTSVIPVRVVAVKQQDVPRYVSGIGSVLSLHSVVIRPQVEGVLTRLLVKEGEWVKQGDLLATIDDRAIRASLEQAKAQLGQSQAQLKVAGVDLKRYQLLSTDNGVSRQTLDQQQALFNQLQATVLGNQAAIAAAQVQLSYTRILSPVTGRVGIRNVDEGNFLRVADAQGLFSVTQIDPIGVEFSLPQNMLPTLQGLLKAQPAAVVQAYLEGDGDSSGTLLAEGHLTLIDNQVAANTGTIRVKAEFANADARLWPGQLVTLKLQTALEQDALVVPPQVVQRGIDGHYVYRLVDNKVESVPVNVVYQDSTLNIIAGVRKGDKLVSDGQSRLKPGATVEVAAETAAPEEVAKRREQP; from the coding sequence ATGCGTATCCACCCCCGCTCTCTTGTGATCTGCATTGCTTTGTTTGCACTGGCAGGTGTCGCCTTTTGGTTGTTCGGCCGCTCGGGCGAGGAAAAAACCGTTCGTACCAGCGTCATTCCCGTGCGTGTCGTTGCGGTCAAACAACAGGACGTGCCGCGCTATGTCAGCGGCATCGGTTCGGTACTGTCACTGCACAGCGTGGTAATCCGCCCGCAGGTCGAAGGCGTGCTGACGCGCTTACTGGTCAAAGAAGGTGAGTGGGTCAAGCAAGGTGATCTGTTGGCCACCATTGACGATCGGGCGATCCGCGCCAGCCTCGAGCAGGCCAAAGCGCAGCTGGGTCAGAGCCAGGCGCAGTTGAAGGTCGCCGGGGTCGACCTCAAGCGTTACCAACTGCTCAGCACCGACAACGGCGTATCGCGCCAGACCCTGGACCAACAGCAGGCGCTGTTCAATCAGTTGCAAGCCACAGTGCTGGGCAATCAGGCGGCGATTGCCGCCGCACAGGTGCAATTATCCTATACCCGGATCCTCTCACCCGTGACCGGCAGGGTCGGCATCCGCAATGTCGATGAAGGCAACTTTCTACGCGTAGCCGATGCTCAAGGGCTGTTCAGCGTCACTCAGATCGACCCGATCGGCGTCGAGTTCTCACTACCGCAAAACATGCTGCCGACCTTGCAAGGGCTGCTTAAAGCCCAACCCGCAGCTGTGGTTCAGGCCTACCTGGAAGGCGATGGCGACAGCAGCGGTACCTTGCTGGCGGAAGGTCATCTGACCCTGATCGACAATCAGGTCGCGGCCAACACCGGGACCATTCGGGTCAAGGCCGAATTTGCCAATGCCGACGCCCGTCTCTGGCCTGGCCAACTGGTTACCCTGAAACTGCAGACTGCCCTTGAACAGGACGCATTGGTGGTCCCCCCACAAGTGGTGCAGCGCGGCATCGATGGCCACTACGTCTACCGCCTGGTCGACAATAAAGTCGAAAGCGTGCCGGTCAACGTGGTGTATCAGGACAGCACCCTGAACATCATTGCCGGGGTCCGCAAGGGTGACAAACTGGTCTCCGATGGTCAGTCGCGGCTCAAACCGGGCGCCACCGTTGAAGTGGCGGCTGAAACCGCCGCCCCCGAAGAAGTTGCCAAGCGCCGGGAGCAACCATGA